In the genome of Nocardioides sp. NBC_00368, the window TTGCCCGGCTGGATCGCGGCCGCGACCGCGTCGACGTCGGCGACCTGCGCCGACGTGTGCGCGATGCCCCACTGGCTCTCGACCTTGTCGATGAGGCGGTGGGTGCCGCCGTAGGCGTCGTCGGGGATGACCATGTGGTCACCGGGCCGCATCAGGCTGCGGATCAGGGTGTCCTCGGCCGCCAGGCCGGAGGCGAAGGCGAACCCCTTCTCGCCCTCCTCGACCGCCGCCAGCGCGCCCTCGAGCGCGGTGCGGGTCGGGTTGGCGGAGCGGCTGTACTCATAGCCGTTGCGCAGGCCACCGACGCCGTCCTGCTTGTAGGTCGTGGTGGCGTAGATCGGCGGGATCACCGCACCCGTCGTCGGGTCGGGCTCGTAGCCCGCATGGATCGCCTTGGTCTCGAAACCGGCCTTGCCGAGGTGCTGCTGCTCGCTCACACACCGAGCCTACGTCCGATTCGCCTCCCGGCCCATCCGGGAACGTTCGCGCGTCGAACTGTGTTGGAGACTGGTAGAGATTCCGACCACTGGAGGTTCCGCATGTTCGGCCGACCGACTCAGCTCTTCCCCGAGGACCGCACGCTCGCCGGGCGCGACCAGGCGCTCTTCGAGCTGCCTGCGAAGCACCGGGTCCTCGGCACTCCCCTGCTCGCCTCCCCGTCGGACGGGACCGCTCCGGAAGGGTCCGAGGTGGCGTACTTCGGCCTCGGTTGTTTCTGGGGCGCCGAGGAGATCTTCTGGCAGACGCCGGGGGTCTACTCGACCGCTGTCGGGTATCAGGGCGGCACGACCGCCAACCCGACCTATGAGGAGGTCTGCAGCGGTCAGACCAACCACACCGAGGCGGTGCGTGTGGTCTTCGACCCGACCGTGGTGTCCTACGCCGACCTGGTCAAGAAGTTCTTCGAGGTCCACGACCCGACGCAGGGGATGCGGCAGGGCAACGACGTCGGTACGCAGTACCGCTCGGCGCTCTACTACGTCTCCGACGCGCAGCGGGAGACCGCCGAGGAGCTGACCAAGATCTACGGCGAGGAGATCGCTCGTCGTGGGTACGGCGAGATCACCACCGAGATCCGCGAGGTGCCGACCTTCTACGCCGCCGAGCCCGCGCATCAGCAGTACCTCGACCGCGTTCCCAACGGCTACCGCTGCCACGCGAACACGGGCATCCCCTTCCCCGCGACGGCCTGAGGTCAGGTCAGCGGCAGATACATCACGTGGAGGCCGACCCGGCCGTGCGACGTCGAGTCGAACGCGTCCGGGACGGTCCCGATGATCTGGAAGCCGAGCGACTGCCACAGGCGTACGGCGGTGGTGTTGGTCTCCACGACGGCGTTGAACTGGATGCCGTGGAAGCCGTTGTCCTTGTGCCAGGTCACGCAGTAGTCGCCGAGGGCCCGACCGACGCCCTTGCCGC includes:
- the msrA gene encoding peptide-methionine (S)-S-oxide reductase MsrA, translated to MFGRPTQLFPEDRTLAGRDQALFELPAKHRVLGTPLLASPSDGTAPEGSEVAYFGLGCFWGAEEIFWQTPGVYSTAVGYQGGTTANPTYEEVCSGQTNHTEAVRVVFDPTVVSYADLVKKFFEVHDPTQGMRQGNDVGTQYRSALYYVSDAQRETAEELTKIYGEEIARRGYGEITTEIREVPTFYAAEPAHQQYLDRVPNGYRCHANTGIPFPATA